Proteins encoded together in one Thermoplasmatales archaeon BRNA1 window:
- a CDS encoding DNA-directed RNA polymerase, alpha subunit/40 kD subunit, with product MQIETVEMGDCKAKLILRDCTPALANALRRTMLQDIPKMAIDKVEFHLGEVMSQETDEASESITPLFDEVIAHRIGLVPIPTDYESFTFQDQCECGGVGCPHCSIMYSLNKTGPATVLSEDLQPLGDKSLAVKDGNIPIVELTKGQAIIVYGTAVMGTARKHVKWQAAFGVGYSYMPVITVKEDKAADPEVIKAALENYPGLFEEKNGKLVVADIWKAPDFGKGIGADLPDTPDVLKDFATVDWDDSEFLFKYETDGSLTAQQVLDKAIEIVKAEAADVSAQIDALA from the coding sequence ATGCAGATCGAAACCGTCGAAATGGGCGACTGCAAGGCAAAGCTTATCCTCAGGGACTGCACGCCTGCACTGGCCAACGCCCTCAGGCGCACCATGCTGCAGGACATCCCCAAGATGGCCATCGACAAGGTCGAGTTCCACCTCGGAGAGGTCATGAGTCAGGAGACCGATGAGGCCTCCGAGAGCATCACCCCCCTGTTCGACGAGGTCATCGCCCACAGGATCGGGCTGGTCCCCATCCCGACCGACTACGAGTCGTTCACCTTCCAGGACCAGTGCGAGTGCGGCGGTGTGGGATGCCCCCACTGCAGCATCATGTACTCCCTGAACAAGACCGGCCCCGCCACCGTCCTCTCCGAGGACCTCCAGCCCCTGGGGGACAAGAGCCTGGCCGTCAAGGACGGGAACATCCCGATCGTCGAGCTGACCAAGGGACAGGCCATCATCGTGTACGGCACCGCCGTCATGGGCACCGCAAGGAAGCATGTCAAGTGGCAGGCCGCGTTCGGTGTCGGATACTCCTACATGCCGGTCATCACGGTCAAGGAGGACAAAGCAGCCGACCCCGAGGTCATCAAGGCAGCGCTCGAGAACTACCCCGGACTCTTCGAGGAGAAGAACGGCAAGCTCGTTGTCGCCGACATCTGGAAGGCCCCCGATTTCGGAAAGGGAATCGGTGCCGACCTCCCGGACACCCCCGATGTCCTGAAGGACTTCGCCACCGTTGACTGGGACGACTCCGAGTTCCTGTTCAAGTACGAGACCGACGGGTCCCTCACCGCGCAGCAGGTCCTCGACAAGGCAATCGAGATCGTCAAGGCCGAGGCCGCGGACGTCTCCGCCCAGATCGACGCCCTCGCCTGA
- a CDS encoding SSU ribosomal protein S11P — protein MGIANIYASYNNIMITLTDITGAETLGKVTGGMIVKQAKDESSPYAAQRAAERIAEIAAEKEITGIHVRVRAPGGNKSTSPGPGAQAAIRALARAGLRIGRIEDVTPVPHDGTKPKGGRRGRRV, from the coding sequence ATGGGAATTGCCAACATCTACGCCAGCTACAACAACATCATGATCACCCTCACCGACATCACCGGAGCGGAGACCCTCGGAAAGGTCACCGGAGGAATGATCGTCAAGCAGGCCAAGGACGAGTCCTCGCCCTACGCCGCACAGAGGGCCGCCGAGAGGATCGCCGAGATTGCCGCCGAGAAGGAGATCACCGGGATCCACGTCAGGGTCAGGGCACCCGGAGGAAACAAGTCCACCTCGCCCGGACCCGGAGCCCAGGCGGCTATCCGTGCCCTCGCACGTGCCGGTCTCAGGATCGGACGCATCGAGGACGTCACTCCCGTTCCGCACGACGGAACCAAGCCGAAGGGCGGACGCAGGGGACGCAGGGTCTGA